A stretch of Acidovorax sp. DW039 DNA encodes these proteins:
- a CDS encoding (2Fe-2S)-binding protein: MPAPAYTPPPRFVRLAEADRPAVPLTIDTKPCTALEGDTLLVALMCNGRRARDSEFGDGARAGFCLMGACQDCWVWTPQGERLRACSTPVKAGMEVLTRPPEQHWPVTPDLAESLQRHGKPQPARATHASEGHA, encoded by the coding sequence ATGCCTGCACCCGCCTACACCCCACCGCCGCGCTTTGTGCGGCTGGCCGAGGCCGACCGGCCCGCCGTCCCACTTACCATCGATACAAAGCCCTGCACTGCACTGGAGGGCGACACCCTGCTGGTGGCCCTGATGTGCAACGGCCGCCGCGCCCGCGACAGCGAATTTGGCGATGGCGCGCGCGCAGGCTTTTGTTTGATGGGCGCCTGCCAGGACTGCTGGGTGTGGACGCCCCAGGGCGAACGCCTGCGAGCATGCTCCACGCCCGTGAAGGCAGGCATGGAAGTGCTGACGCGGCCGCCTGAACAGCACTGGCCGGTGACCCCAGACTTAGCCGAATCATTGCAGCGCCATGGCAAACCACAGCCTGCACGGGCAAC
- a CDS encoding Lrp/AsnC family transcriptional regulator, whose translation MNEVFKIDRLDLRILGQLQKNGRMTNVDLADAVGLSPSPCLIRVKRLEQAGYIAGYGAHLRLEKLGDTLTVFTEVTLSDHRREDFARFEAALREVDEVLECHLVSGGYDYLLRFLTRGVNHYQEVIEDLLERNLGIAKYFSYIVIKSPFIKTHCPIERLFPHQR comes from the coding sequence ATGAACGAAGTCTTCAAGATCGACCGCCTGGACCTGCGCATTCTGGGCCAGTTGCAAAAGAATGGCAGGATGACCAATGTGGATTTGGCTGATGCAGTGGGCCTGTCGCCAAGCCCCTGCCTCATTCGCGTCAAGCGGCTGGAGCAGGCGGGCTACATCGCAGGCTACGGCGCCCACCTGCGGCTGGAAAAGCTGGGCGATACGCTCACGGTGTTCACCGAAGTCACCCTGTCGGACCACCGACGCGAAGACTTTGCCCGCTTTGAAGCTGCGCTGCGCGAGGTAGATGAGGTGCTGGAGTGCCACTTGGTCAGCGGCGGATATGACTACCTGCTGCGCTTTCTGACCCGTGGCGTCAACCACTACCAGGAAGTGATCGAAGACCTGCTGGAGCGCAACCTGGGCATCGCAAAGTATTTCAGCTACATCGTCATCAAGTCGCCCTTCATCAAGACGCACTGCCCTATCGAGCGCCTGTTTCCACACCAGCGCTGA
- a CDS encoding aspartate aminotransferase family protein codes for MTHSDALPQLAALDALDRAHLIHPVAPWRAHEERGPNILTGAQGIWLTDGKGQQLLDAFAGLWCVNVGYGQESVVQAAADQMRKLPYATGYFHFSSEPAIRLADKLVQISPASLQHVYLTLGGSESVDAAVRFIVQYYNALGKPQKKHFIALERGYHGSSSTGAGLTALPVFHRGFDLPLPTQHYIPSPNPYRAANPADGQAIIDASVAALKAKVAALGAENVAAFFCEPIQGSGGVIVPPKGWLKSMREAARELDILFVVDEVITGFGRTGPMFACDAEGVEPDLMTVAKGLTSGYVPMGATLMSDKVYAAIADGAPKGAPIGHGATYSAHPVSAAVALEVLRLYEEGGVLANGQRVASAFAQGLDSLLAHPLVGDSRHRGLLGALELVSSKTTKAGFDTALELPARMAATAYRNGIVFRAFGDNILGFAPALTFTESDFGLMFERLKKTLDDVLAAPDVRAALKD; via the coding sequence ATGACGCACTCCGATGCCCTGCCCCAACTCGCCGCGCTGGATGCGCTAGACCGAGCCCATCTGATCCACCCCGTAGCGCCTTGGCGTGCGCACGAAGAGCGCGGTCCCAACATCCTCACGGGCGCACAAGGTATCTGGCTAACTGACGGCAAAGGCCAGCAACTGCTCGACGCCTTTGCAGGCCTGTGGTGTGTGAACGTAGGCTACGGGCAAGAGAGTGTGGTGCAGGCTGCCGCAGACCAGATGCGCAAGCTGCCATATGCGACCGGGTACTTCCACTTCAGCAGCGAGCCCGCGATTCGCCTGGCGGACAAACTGGTACAGATCTCACCCGCATCGCTGCAGCATGTGTACCTCACGCTGGGCGGGTCTGAATCGGTAGACGCTGCGGTGCGCTTCATCGTGCAGTACTACAACGCCCTGGGCAAGCCCCAAAAAAAGCATTTCATTGCGCTGGAGCGCGGCTACCACGGCTCATCGTCCACCGGGGCGGGCCTCACGGCGCTGCCGGTGTTCCACCGGGGTTTTGACCTGCCCCTGCCCACGCAGCACTACATCCCTTCGCCCAACCCTTACCGCGCCGCCAATCCGGCCGACGGGCAGGCCATCATTGATGCGTCTGTCGCTGCGCTCAAAGCCAAAGTGGCCGCGCTGGGTGCCGAGAACGTAGCCGCCTTCTTCTGCGAGCCCATCCAGGGTTCGGGTGGCGTCATCGTGCCGCCCAAGGGTTGGCTCAAGTCCATGCGCGAGGCCGCACGGGAGCTGGACATCTTGTTTGTGGTGGACGAAGTCATCACCGGCTTTGGCCGCACGGGGCCTATGTTTGCCTGCGACGCCGAAGGTGTGGAGCCCGACCTGATGACGGTGGCCAAGGGCCTGACCTCTGGCTACGTGCCCATGGGTGCCACACTGATGAGCGACAAGGTGTATGCCGCCATTGCCGATGGCGCGCCCAAAGGCGCACCCATTGGCCACGGTGCCACCTACTCGGCCCACCCGGTGAGCGCGGCCGTGGCCCTGGAAGTGCTGCGCCTGTACGAAGAAGGCGGCGTGCTGGCCAACGGCCAGCGCGTGGCTAGCGCATTTGCCCAGGGACTGGACAGCTTGCTGGCCCATCCGCTAGTGGGCGATTCGCGCCACCGCGGCTTGCTGGGCGCGCTGGAGCTGGTGAGCAGCAAGACAACCAAGGCAGGGTTTGATACCGCGCTGGAGCTGCCTGCCCGCATGGCCGCCACGGCCTACCGCAATGGCATCGTATTCCGAGCGTTTGGCGACAACATCCTCGGCTTTGCGCCAGCCCTCACCTTCACCGAATCGGACTTCGGCCTGATGTTCGAGCGCCTGAAGAAAACCCTGGACGATGTACTGGCCGCACCCGATGTGCGGGCCGCCCTGAAAGACTGA